Proteins from one Caldanaerobius fijiensis DSM 17918 genomic window:
- a CDS encoding RNA-guided endonuclease InsQ/TnpB family protein, with product MMICQHFLLEPTKEQEEKLFYTLYLCRKLYNYSLEQRIKHYKEYGKGLTYEDQQNMLPEYKKEHPEYKEVHSQILQDVLRRLDRAYKNFFEGRANYPKFKDKYHYTSITLPQCEAKRNFSKEGYVYIKNIGHIKIKAHRDFDPGKVKTINIKYHAGKWYINLSIEIDVGEKEKASTGEKAIGIDKGINSIAATSEGELYSNPRWLQKAEKRLKRLQRQLSRKKKGSKNREKQKKRLAKLHEKVANQRRDYLHKISYNIVKNNDIICVEDLQVKSMMKNHK from the coding sequence ATGATGATATGTCAGCATTTTCTCCTAGAGCCAACAAAAGAGCAGGAAGAAAAACTGTTTTATACGCTGTATTTGTGCCGCAAGTTATACAACTATTCATTGGAACAGAGGATAAAACATTACAAAGAATACGGCAAAGGACTCACATACGAAGATCAGCAGAACATGCTTCCAGAATACAAGAAAGAACATCCGGAATACAAAGAAGTACATTCGCAGATACTGCAGGATGTATTGAGAAGGTTGGACAGAGCATATAAAAACTTCTTCGAAGGACGAGCAAATTATCCCAAATTCAAAGACAAATATCACTACACATCGATAACACTTCCTCAATGCGAAGCAAAAAGAAATTTCAGTAAAGAAGGATATGTGTATATAAAAAATATAGGGCATATAAAAATAAAAGCACACAGAGACTTTGATCCGGGAAAGGTAAAAACAATAAACATAAAATACCATGCAGGAAAGTGGTATATAAACCTGTCAATCGAAATAGATGTAGGAGAAAAAGAGAAAGCATCCACAGGAGAAAAAGCGATAGGGATAGATAAAGGGATAAATTCGATAGCAGCGACATCAGAAGGAGAATTGTACTCAAACCCGAGATGGCTGCAGAAAGCAGAAAAGAGACTAAAAAGACTGCAAAGGCAGTTGTCAAGGAAAAAGAAAGGGAGCAAAAATAGAGAAAAGCAAAAGAAAAGACTGGCAAAACTCCATGAAAAAGTAGCAAATCAGAGAAGGGACTATCTGCACAAGATAAGCTATAACATAGTAAAAAACAATGACATCATATGCGTTGAGGATTTGCAAGTGAAAAGTATGATGAAAAATCATAAA